From the Micromonospora sediminicola genome, one window contains:
- a CDS encoding RNA polymerase sigma factor SigF — protein sequence MTTMTMAPSAAGMRRAPQTGEESRASELIGALAALPAGHPQRASLRNQVIEAWLPLANHLAARYSGRGEPAGDLAQTAALGLIKAVDRFDASRGVDFAGFAIPTILGEIKRHFRDRTWNIRVPRRLQELRLRISEANSTLTQTLNRAPTVADIATHLDVTEEEVLEGIEGAQAYNAVSLSAPIGDGDSATELGDTLGTEDNEYELAELRASLGPALATLDEREQKILTLRFYGNLTQSEIAARVGVSQMHVSRLLARALTKLRGQLTEA from the coding sequence ATGACCACGATGACCATGGCACCGTCCGCCGCTGGGATGCGCCGCGCGCCGCAGACCGGTGAGGAGTCCCGCGCCAGCGAGCTGATCGGGGCGCTGGCCGCCCTGCCCGCGGGCCACCCGCAGCGGGCGAGCCTGCGTAATCAGGTCATCGAGGCGTGGCTGCCGCTGGCGAACCACCTGGCCGCCCGCTACAGCGGTCGCGGCGAGCCGGCCGGCGACCTGGCCCAGACCGCGGCGCTCGGCCTGATCAAGGCGGTCGACCGGTTCGACGCCTCCCGCGGGGTCGACTTCGCCGGCTTCGCCATCCCGACCATCCTCGGCGAGATCAAGCGGCACTTCCGCGACCGCACCTGGAACATCCGGGTTCCGCGTCGCCTCCAGGAGCTGCGGCTGCGCATCTCCGAGGCGAACAGCACGCTGACCCAGACCCTCAACCGGGCCCCGACCGTGGCCGACATCGCCACCCACCTCGACGTCACCGAGGAAGAGGTGCTGGAGGGTATCGAGGGCGCTCAGGCGTATAACGCGGTGTCGCTGTCCGCTCCGATCGGCGACGGCGACAGCGCCACCGAGCTGGGCGACACGCTCGGCACCGAGGACAACGAGTACGAGCTGGCCGAGCTGCGTGCCTCGCTGGGCCCGGCGCTGGCCACGCTCGACGAGCGCGAGCAGAAGATCCTCACGCTGCGCTTCTACGGCAACCTGACCCAGAGCGAGATCGCCGCCCGGGTCGGTGTGTCCCAGATGCACGTGTCGCGGCTGCTCGCCCGCGCCCTGACCAAGCTGCGGGGCCAGCTCACCGAGGCCTGA
- a CDS encoding MFS transporter, whose product MAAVKPGSRRGRWWAPYRQVWSVPGAAAFSSVGAVARLPQAMVGLGAVVMITALGSSYTVAGAVAGAVSLSQGLLAPQVSRLADRLGQTRVLGPQAVVNVAALCVLVAAAHRHVGALALVPLGVLVGVSLPQIGAFARARWTALLAGDRRLATALAVESLIEEAVFVIGPVLVVAATTAIAPAAGLLIAAALVAFGCAAFLAQRATEPAVLPYGRPEHRSRATAHAGLRVLIGVFLGIGALFGFVEVGVVALTRELDRPGVSGAMLALWAAGSLAAGVVYGSRTWQTPPVRRFGTGVAAMAAGTVLVAACSGSLTGTTVALAIAGAANAPTLITGNALVAAVVPAHAVTEAYTWLGVTIFAGIAMGAPLGGALIDRFGSHAALWAATAAGIVAVITAVTGRRHL is encoded by the coding sequence ATGGCAGCGGTGAAGCCCGGTTCCCGGCGGGGGCGGTGGTGGGCGCCGTACCGCCAGGTGTGGTCGGTACCTGGCGCGGCGGCGTTCAGCTCGGTCGGAGCGGTGGCCCGGCTGCCGCAGGCGATGGTCGGCCTGGGCGCCGTCGTGATGATCACCGCACTCGGCAGTTCGTACACCGTGGCCGGGGCGGTCGCGGGTGCCGTCTCCCTGTCGCAGGGGTTGCTTGCGCCTCAGGTCAGCCGGCTTGCCGACCGCCTCGGGCAGACCCGCGTCCTCGGCCCGCAGGCGGTCGTCAACGTCGCGGCGCTGTGCGTCCTGGTCGCCGCCGCCCATCGGCACGTCGGAGCGCTGGCGTTGGTGCCGCTCGGGGTGCTGGTCGGGGTGTCCCTGCCGCAGATCGGCGCCTTCGCGCGGGCCCGGTGGACGGCGTTGCTGGCCGGTGACCGGCGGCTGGCCACGGCCCTCGCGGTCGAGTCACTGATCGAGGAGGCGGTGTTCGTGATCGGCCCAGTGCTGGTCGTGGCCGCCACCACCGCCATCGCCCCGGCGGCCGGGCTGCTCATCGCCGCCGCCCTGGTGGCGTTCGGTTGCGCCGCGTTCCTGGCACAACGCGCCACCGAACCGGCCGTCCTGCCGTACGGGCGTCCGGAGCATCGGTCGCGGGCCACGGCTCATGCCGGCCTGCGGGTGCTCATCGGGGTGTTCCTGGGCATCGGCGCCCTGTTCGGGTTCGTCGAGGTCGGCGTGGTCGCGCTGACCCGTGAACTCGACCGCCCCGGTGTGTCCGGGGCGATGCTGGCCCTCTGGGCCGCTGGCAGCCTCGCCGCCGGCGTCGTCTACGGCAGCCGCACCTGGCAGACCCCACCCGTACGTCGATTCGGCACGGGCGTGGCCGCGATGGCCGCCGGCACGGTCCTGGTCGCGGCCTGCTCCGGCTCGCTCACCGGCACGACTGTCGCGCTGGCTATCGCCGGTGCGGCGAACGCGCCCACCCTGATCACCGGCAACGCGTTGGTCGCCGCGGTGGTGCCGGCACACGCGGTGACCGAGGCCTACACCTGGCTAGGAGTGACCATCTTCGCCGGCATAGCCATGGGCGCGCCACTCGGCGGCGCCCTCATCGACCGCTTCGGCTCGCACGCCGCACTGTGGGCCGCCACCGCCGCCGGGATCGTCGCCGTGATCACCGCCGTCACCGGACGACGCCATCTGTAG
- a CDS encoding ABC transporter permease, whose protein sequence is MTSTMLVLGPKLAIALALMTAAAATVATVGRLGHGRQIAVAAVRAALQLAAVSLVITAIVGSLWATGVFVLLMSVVAAGTSGRRITGGPHGWWAGVPIATASLTVVAALLLAGLVPPHGIAIIPIAGILTGGAMTATSLAGRRFNDDLHARRGEVEAALALGLPPRDARLLVCRPAASQALVPALDQTRTVGLVTLPGAFVGVLLGGASPLTAGITQLFVLVGLLAVEATAIVLTIEVMARGQLRPQAITRRRRSD, encoded by the coding sequence GTGACCTCGACAATGCTGGTGCTCGGGCCGAAACTCGCCATCGCGCTGGCGCTGATGACCGCAGCCGCGGCCACTGTCGCCACCGTCGGACGGCTCGGGCACGGCCGGCAGATCGCCGTCGCCGCCGTCCGGGCCGCGCTGCAACTGGCCGCCGTGTCATTGGTGATCACCGCTATCGTCGGCTCGCTGTGGGCCACCGGGGTGTTCGTGCTGCTCATGAGCGTGGTCGCCGCGGGCACCTCCGGCCGGCGGATCACCGGCGGGCCGCACGGATGGTGGGCGGGAGTCCCGATCGCCACCGCCAGCCTGACCGTCGTCGCCGCGCTGCTCCTGGCGGGCCTGGTGCCCCCACACGGTATTGCGATCATCCCGATCGCCGGCATCCTGACCGGCGGCGCCATGACCGCCACCAGCCTCGCCGGGCGGCGCTTCAACGACGATCTGCACGCCCGGCGCGGCGAGGTCGAAGCCGCGCTCGCGCTGGGCCTGCCTCCCCGGGACGCCCGGTTGCTCGTCTGCCGCCCCGCCGCGAGCCAGGCCCTCGTCCCCGCCCTCGACCAGACCCGCACCGTCGGCCTCGTGACCCTCCCCGGCGCCTTCGTCGGTGTTCTCCTCGGCGGCGCCAGCCCGCTGACGGCGGGGATCACCCAACTGTTCGTCCTCGTCGGCCTTCTCGCCGTCGAAGCCACCGCCATCGTGCTCACCATCGAGGTGATGGCCCGAGGACAACTACGGCCGCAGGCGATCACCCGACGCCGTCGTAGTGACTGA